TAATGAATAAATGTCTAAATTATCATCTCTCATTTTCCCAATGATATACCCAATTGCAGCAAATAGAATGAGAATAAATGATTTCCAAAAACCAATGGACAGCAAAACTAACGATAGCAAAAAGAACAAAAGCGACCACATCATTCGAAAACGATAAGGCTGTACATCTTTTTTTATTTTTCACCACGTTCTTCAATTTTTTTCTTTCTTTTTTCATCCATCTTTTTACCTCCTAAATAACTCTTGATTCCTTTTTATTCATGGCTGGTTGCATTTCTTTTTCTTTCAAGTGAACATTTACGCGAATAGCAGTAGTTTCTAGTGCATTTAGTAATGTTTGCTCAATTTTTTGTCGAATTTCTTCCACCATATCTGTATAATTTTCTTTATTGTGAACGAATAAATATACATAAACATCTAAACTCTTTTTCCCTTTAATTTTTACACGTAACTTGGTCTTTTCTGGTCCAATAATTGAACTGTAAGATTCCCGGATAATTTTTTCAATTGTTTTTTTGGGAATTTCAATTGTACCTGTTTTTCTTTTAAAAACTAATTGACTTTTTTGCCTTGGTAAGGCAATTAATGTTAATAATAAAATAAATAAAAATGCTCCCAAAAATAAAAGAATTCCCTTAAAAATGATAGATATAAAAGAATATCGTATTGCCCAATCATTTACCGTCTCGCTTAACCAAGGTATCTTAATCAATTGACTTAATAACCCGATTGTTACACATAGTGCGACGAATAAGATCAAGGATATTACAGTCTTTATTACTTTCCTCATAAGCATCCTCCTTATTTTAATCCTAAATAAATTGTAACTGTAGAAAAAAAATATTACAAAAGATATGAATGACTATTTCAAAAGATACAACCAATGATCCAATTATTAATTAATAAGTCATTATAGTAAGATTATCTTTCAACCTTTTAATTGGTTTAATTTATAACATAAAAATTGATTAAGTCAT
The genomic region above belongs to Melissococcus plutonius ATCC 35311 and contains:
- a CDS encoding DUF2273 domain-containing protein, encoding MMWSLLFFLLSLVLLSIGFWKSFILILFAAIGYIIGKMRDDNLDIYSLIDSIKSIGK
- the amaP gene encoding alkaline shock response membrane anchor protein AmaP; translated protein: MRKVIKTVISLILFVALCVTIGLLSQLIKIPWLSETVNDWAIRYSFISIIFKGILLFLGAFLFILLLTLIALPRQKSQLVFKRKTGTIEIPKKTIEKIIRESYSSIIGPEKTKLRVKIKGKKSLDVYVYLFVHNKENYTDMVEEIRQKIEQTLLNALETTAIRVNVHLKEKEMQPAMNKKESRVI